A window from Musa acuminata AAA Group cultivar baxijiao chromosome BXJ3-10, Cavendish_Baxijiao_AAA, whole genome shotgun sequence encodes these proteins:
- the LOC135650952 gene encoding uncharacterized protein LOC135650952, with protein sequence MLITYENPFEGEEEGCRRCEKRGREMDKEAMECYLLSMFWESDRDEVAALVDGPDLAWKCGRRSRTAAVGCNKKRLLSKQLSMKETKREVKWEKRRRQILQSRHMMTERGGKEEEEEEDEAGDGGETRATKRVRNLTDEDLDELRGSIELGFGFNEEEGGHDLLDTLPALDLYFAVNRQLSDIKIPFSPSPMTSPTTASTPSTLCGSPSPRSPDEHSGGPSESWKICNPGDDPQHVKTRLRHWAQAVACSVRQSS encoded by the exons ATGCTCATCACGTACGAGAATCCGtttgagggggaggaggaggggtgCAGGCGCTGCGAAAAGAGAGGTAGGGAGATGGACAAGGAAGCAATGGAGTGCTATTTGCTGTCGATGTTCTGGGAGAGCGACAGGGACGAGGTGGCGGCGCTGGTCGACGGCCCCGATTTGGCTTGGAAATGCGGCAGGCGCAGCAGAACCGCCGCCGTCGGATGCAACAAGAAGAGGCTGCTCTCGAAGCAGCTGTCGATGAAGGAGACAAAGAGAGAGGTCAAGTGGGAGAAGCGGCGGAGGCAGATACTGCAAAGCAGGCACATGATGACGGAGAGGggaggaaaggaggaggaggaggaggaggacgaggccgGCGATGGTGGCGAGACGAGGGCTACCAAAAGGGTGAGGAACCTGACGGATGAGGACCTAGACGAGCTTAGGGGAAGCATAGAACTTGGGTTCGGGTTCAACGAGGAGGAAGGCGGCCACGACCTCCTCGACACCCTCCCCGCACTCGATCTCTACTTCGCCGTCAACCGCCAGCTCTCCGACATCAAGATACCATTCTCGCCGAGCCCGATGACCAGCCCCACCACCGCCTCTACTCCGTCGACCTTGTGCGGCTCTCCGAGCCCTCGGAGCCCCGACGAGCATTCAGGAGGCCCCTCGGAGTCGTGGAAGATCTGCAATCCAG GAGACGATCCGCAGCATGTGAAGACGAGACTGAGGCACTGGGCGCAGGCCGTGGCTTGTTCTGTCAGGCAAAGTAGCTGA
- the LOC135650948 gene encoding uncharacterized protein LOC135650948 yields the protein MYSSHGVILPVNLGRSIRKVMHKVGKGRVVESRCRRPDLASCSSGDAFASCSGLDINHDAREGRRRKMCCHRTQLEQEVQRLQQQLQEEIDVHVALAYAVAHNAVPFLNSPSSLPDRARELLHDIGTLETTVSKLEEELASLQLQHCQERTERHLAENHLEYFPSFSPESPTSSSCLWEELLGSCNRVDEGNKMDVCLQQSDAAELKKDLLQRNLCNNPNQLSEEMVRCMRNIFLCLSESSDRCSKAFSLDCLPSQSSPNDQRSFSSFTSFSDSSLISSPFRNPLNGTHKTDEVMDQVDGFDPYGVNGKVQSRNIGTYRLAAEVSWMSVGKAELEYASEALKGYRFLVEQLAKVNPACMGGNERLSFWVNVYNALTMHAYLAYGVPRSDIKLFSLMQNASYIVGGHSFSAAEIEFVILKMKPPAHRPRLGLLLAVHRFKISEEHRKYSIDRLEPLLLFALSSGMYSSPAVRVFTPDNIQDELQNSKKDYIQASIGIGEKGKLLVPTLLHCFAKGIVEDSLLVDWICQHLSPDEVIISWDSTSLQTRWLLDVQSFSIIPFDPSFRYLFLPDDNTSRKSPRDWSV from the exons ATGTATTCTTCCCATGGCGTCATTCTTCCCGTGAACCT GGGAAGATCGATCCGGAAAGTTATGCATAAGGTGGGGAAAGGTCGGGTGGTGGAGTCGCGGTGCAGGCGACCGGATCTGGCTTCGTGTTCCTCTGGAGACGCCTTCGCGAGCTGTTCCGGCCTCGAT ATCAATCATGATGCGAGAGAAGGAAGGCGGCGGAAGATGTGCTGCCATAGAACTCAACTTGAACAAGAA GTTCAGAGATTGCAGCAGCAACTGCAGGAAGAGATTGATGTGCATGTGGCTTTAGCATATGCAGTAGCACATAATGCTGTCCCTTTTTTGAACTCTCCTTCCAGTCTTCCAGATAGA GCTCGGGAGCTTCTACATGATATAGGAACACTGGAGACTACAGTTTCTAAGCTTGAAGAGGAGTTGGCTTCTTTGCAGCTTCAGCATTGTCAAGAAAGGACTGAACGCCATCTTGCTGAAAACCATCTAGAATATTTTCCATCATTTTCACCAGAATCACCTACATCTTCCAGTTGCTTGTGGGAAGAG TTGTTAGGATCATGCAACAGGGTTGACGAAGGGAACAAAATGGATGTCTGTCTTCAACAGTCTGATGCAGCGGAATTGAAGAAGGATCTCTTACAAAGGAACTTATGTAATAATCCAAACCAGCTTTCAGAAGAAATGGTGAGATGCATGAGAAATATCTTTCTTTGTCTATCTGAATCATCAGACAGATGTTCAAAGGCATTTTCTTTAGATTGTTTGCCTTCTCAATCATCACCAAATGACCAGCGGTCTTTTTCTTCATTCACATCCTTTTCTGATTCATCCTTAATATCCTCACCTTTTCGAAATCCTCTAAATGGAACACATAAAACTGATGAGGTAATGGATCAAGTGGATGGATTTGATCCTTATGGAGTTAATGGCAAGGTGCAAAGCAGGAATATTGGAACGTATCGTTTGGCAGCTGAAGTATCATGGATGTCTGTCGGGAAGGCAGAGCTAGAATATGCTTCTGAGGCTCTAAAAGGTTATAG ATTTCTTGTTgagcaattggcaaaggttaatcCAGCTTGTATGGGTGGGAATGAGAGGCTTTCCTTTTGGGTCAATGTGTATAATGCCTTGACAATGCAT GCCTATTTAGCATATGGAGTTCCTAGAAGCGACATCAAGCTATTTTCCCTCATGCAGAAT GCATCTTATATAGTTGGTGGCCATTCATTCAGTGCAGCTGAGATTGAATTTGTCATTTTAAAGATGAAACCTCCAGCACATCGTCCACGGCTA GGATTGTTATTGGCTGTTCACAGATTTAAGATTTCTGAAGAGCATAGAAAGTATTCCATTGACAGACTTGAGCCTCTGCTGCTATTTGCCCTTAGCAGCGGGATGTATTCCTCACCTGCG GTAAGGGTCTTCACACCTGATAACATTCAAGATGAGCTTCAGAACTCCAAGAAGGACTATATTCAAGCATCAATAGGTATTGGTGAAAAGGGAAAACTGCTAGTGCCAACACTGCTGCACTGTTTTGCCAAGGGCATTGTTGAGGATTCTTTGTTGGTCGACTGGATTTGTCAACATCTTTCCCCCGATGAAGTAATTATTTCTTGGGATTCTACATCACTGCAGACGCGGTGGTTGCTTGATGTTCAGAGTTTTAGTATCATCCCGTTTGATCCAAGTTTCCGGTACCTATTCTTGCCTGATGACAATACTTCTCGGAAGTCTCCCCGTGATTGGTCTGTTTGA
- the LOC135651603 gene encoding triacylglycerol lipase OBL1-like isoform X1, producing MLRSNGYLLLPSPSLPFCHLLTLRLYAEPCSPSSFVATMADNGMMDTAEEGGDETCDFGYLILRPDGGGLVDLARFLVSGGNARRFLQSSEEEEEEEEDGGGLGPIPDDHRCVILVSILVRRIIAFFGKPMAWCGMLVEFLLNLLSLNGGLRGLLLSLLSGKAAVPQRGSATFVSAIGHLDKRVDLLKFDAASLRSEEESEEVAACSQVGRRAVMDLCMMASKLAYENDKVVADVVNNHWKMHFVEFYNCWNDYQKKKSTQVFILCDKRLDASIVLISFRGTEPFDPDDWNTDIDYSWYKIPKMGRIHMGFLEALGLGNRIQVSTFQFHLQGHSLKRSYSGAQVNYDTSSLFVKRKDESLEMDKENAYYVIRSKLKDLLHEHKKAKFIVTGHSLGGALAVLFPAVLLFHKEEELLKRLFGVYTFGQPRVGDRQFERFMEDHLCHPKSKYFRVVYCNDLVPRLPYDNKTFLYKHFGTCLYYDSLYIEQNVEEEPNRNYFGLRYLLPEHMNAVWELIRSLSMRYAYGTEYKETWFSICLRIYGLLMPGVSAHSPVNYINSIRLGRPVADTGSFRSVFAIELKSQTSSTDM from the exons ATGCTTCGCTCTAATGGCTACCTGCTCCTTCCATCCCCCTCCCTTCCGTTCTGCCATCTCCTCACTCTTCGTCTCTATGCCGAACCCTGCTCTCCATCTTCGTTCGTAGCTACGATGGCTGACAACGGCATGATGGACACTGCAGAGGAAGGGGGCGATGAGACTTGTGACTTCGGGTACCTGATTCTGAGACCCGATGGTGGCGGCCTGGTGGACCTCGCCCGGTTTCTGGTGTCCGGTGGCAATGCCCGCAGGTTCCTTCAGAgctctgaggaggaggaggaggaggaggaggatggaggAGGACTGGGGCCGATCCCGGAtgaccatcgatgtgtcatactGGTGTCCATTCTGGTCCGCAGGATCATTGCATTCTTCGGTAAGCCCATGGCGTGGTGTGGGATGCTGGTGGAGTTCCTCTTGAACCTCCTCTCCCTCAATGGCGGCCTCCGCGGCCTTCTCCTCAGCCTCCTCTCAG GGAAAGCGGCGGTGCCGCAGAGGGGCTCAGCGACGTTCGTCAGTGCGATTGGGCACCTGGACAAGCGTGTGGACCTGCTCAAGTTCGATGCGGCCTCATTGAGGTCGGAAGAGGAGAGCGAGGAGGTTGCTGCTTGCTCCCAAGTCGGGAGAAGGGCTGTGATGGACCTCTGCATGATGGCTTCCAAGCTAGCTTATGAGAATGACAAGGTGGTCGCCGACGTCGTCAACAACCATTGGAAG ATGCATTTTGTGGAGTTCTACAATTGCTGGAATG ATTATCAAAAGAAAAAGTCTACTCAAGTCTTCATCTTATGCGACAAGCGATTAGATGCCAGTATAGTGTTAATCAGCTTCCGCGGAACTGAGCCTTTTGATCCAGATGACTGGAACACAGATATCGACTACTCATGGTATAAGATCCCAAAAATGGGGAGGATTCACATGGGCTTCCTTGAGGCTCTTGGATTAGGCAACAGAATTCAGGTCTCCACTTTCCAATTCCATCTTCAAGGTCACTCTTTAAAAAGGAGCTATTCAGGTGCCCAAGTAAACTATGACACCAGCAGTTTATTTGTTAAAAGAAAGGATGAATCACTAGAGATGGATAAGGAGAATGCATATTATGTCATTAGGAGTAAGTTAAAAGACTTGCTTCATGAGCACAAGAAGGCAAAATTCATTGTAACAGGTCATAGCTTGGGTGGTGCACTGGCTGTGTTGTTTCCGGCAGTGTTATTGTTTCACAAGGAAGAAGAATTGCTGAAGAGGTTATTTGGAGTGTATACTTTTGGACAGCCAAGGGTTGGGGATCGACAGTTCGAGAGGTTCATGGAAGATCACTTGTGCCATCCAAAGTCCAAGTACTTCAGAGTGGTCTATTGCAATGATCTTGTTCCGAGGCTGCCTTATGATAACAAGACTTTCTTGTACAAGCACTTCGGAACATGCTTGTACTACGATAGCCTCTATATCGAGCAG AACGTAGAGGAAGAGCCTAACAGGAACTACTTTGGGCTGAGATATCTTCTTCCAGAGCACATGAATGCGGTCTGGGAGCTCATCAGGAGCCTAAGCATGAGGTATGCCTATGGAACAGAGTACAAAGAGACCTGGTTCTCCATATGCCTTAGGATATATGGACTACTAATGCCCGGTGTTTCAGCTCATAGCCCTGTAAATTACATAAACAGTATAAGACTGGGAAGGCCAGTAGCTGATACTGGCTCCTTCCGAAGTGTCTTTGCAATTGAATTGAAGTCCCAAACCTCAAGTACCGATATGTAA
- the LOC135651603 gene encoding triacylglycerol lipase OBL1-like isoform X2, which translates to MLRSNGYLLLPSPSLPFCHLLTLRLYAEPCSPSSFVATMADNGMMDTAEEGGDETCDFGYLILRPDGGGLVDLARFLVSGGNARRFLQSSEEEEEEEEDGGGLGPIPDDHRCVILVSILVRRIIAFFGKPMAWCGMLVEFLLNLLSLNGGLRGLLLSLLSGKAAVPQRGSATFVSAIGHLDKRVDLLKFDAASLRSEEESEEVAACSQVGRRAVMDLCMMASKLAYENDKVVADVQMHFVEFYNCWNDYQKKKSTQVFILCDKRLDASIVLISFRGTEPFDPDDWNTDIDYSWYKIPKMGRIHMGFLEALGLGNRIQVSTFQFHLQGHSLKRSYSGAQVNYDTSSLFVKRKDESLEMDKENAYYVIRSKLKDLLHEHKKAKFIVTGHSLGGALAVLFPAVLLFHKEEELLKRLFGVYTFGQPRVGDRQFERFMEDHLCHPKSKYFRVVYCNDLVPRLPYDNKTFLYKHFGTCLYYDSLYIEQNVEEEPNRNYFGLRYLLPEHMNAVWELIRSLSMRYAYGTEYKETWFSICLRIYGLLMPGVSAHSPVNYINSIRLGRPVADTGSFRSVFAIELKSQTSSTDM; encoded by the exons ATGCTTCGCTCTAATGGCTACCTGCTCCTTCCATCCCCCTCCCTTCCGTTCTGCCATCTCCTCACTCTTCGTCTCTATGCCGAACCCTGCTCTCCATCTTCGTTCGTAGCTACGATGGCTGACAACGGCATGATGGACACTGCAGAGGAAGGGGGCGATGAGACTTGTGACTTCGGGTACCTGATTCTGAGACCCGATGGTGGCGGCCTGGTGGACCTCGCCCGGTTTCTGGTGTCCGGTGGCAATGCCCGCAGGTTCCTTCAGAgctctgaggaggaggaggaggaggaggaggatggaggAGGACTGGGGCCGATCCCGGAtgaccatcgatgtgtcatactGGTGTCCATTCTGGTCCGCAGGATCATTGCATTCTTCGGTAAGCCCATGGCGTGGTGTGGGATGCTGGTGGAGTTCCTCTTGAACCTCCTCTCCCTCAATGGCGGCCTCCGCGGCCTTCTCCTCAGCCTCCTCTCAG GGAAAGCGGCGGTGCCGCAGAGGGGCTCAGCGACGTTCGTCAGTGCGATTGGGCACCTGGACAAGCGTGTGGACCTGCTCAAGTTCGATGCGGCCTCATTGAGGTCGGAAGAGGAGAGCGAGGAGGTTGCTGCTTGCTCCCAAGTCGGGAGAAGGGCTGTGATGGACCTCTGCATGATGGCTTCCAAGCTAGCTTATGAGAATGACAAGGTGGTCGCCGACGTC CAGATGCATTTTGTGGAGTTCTACAATTGCTGGAATG ATTATCAAAAGAAAAAGTCTACTCAAGTCTTCATCTTATGCGACAAGCGATTAGATGCCAGTATAGTGTTAATCAGCTTCCGCGGAACTGAGCCTTTTGATCCAGATGACTGGAACACAGATATCGACTACTCATGGTATAAGATCCCAAAAATGGGGAGGATTCACATGGGCTTCCTTGAGGCTCTTGGATTAGGCAACAGAATTCAGGTCTCCACTTTCCAATTCCATCTTCAAGGTCACTCTTTAAAAAGGAGCTATTCAGGTGCCCAAGTAAACTATGACACCAGCAGTTTATTTGTTAAAAGAAAGGATGAATCACTAGAGATGGATAAGGAGAATGCATATTATGTCATTAGGAGTAAGTTAAAAGACTTGCTTCATGAGCACAAGAAGGCAAAATTCATTGTAACAGGTCATAGCTTGGGTGGTGCACTGGCTGTGTTGTTTCCGGCAGTGTTATTGTTTCACAAGGAAGAAGAATTGCTGAAGAGGTTATTTGGAGTGTATACTTTTGGACAGCCAAGGGTTGGGGATCGACAGTTCGAGAGGTTCATGGAAGATCACTTGTGCCATCCAAAGTCCAAGTACTTCAGAGTGGTCTATTGCAATGATCTTGTTCCGAGGCTGCCTTATGATAACAAGACTTTCTTGTACAAGCACTTCGGAACATGCTTGTACTACGATAGCCTCTATATCGAGCAG AACGTAGAGGAAGAGCCTAACAGGAACTACTTTGGGCTGAGATATCTTCTTCCAGAGCACATGAATGCGGTCTGGGAGCTCATCAGGAGCCTAAGCATGAGGTATGCCTATGGAACAGAGTACAAAGAGACCTGGTTCTCCATATGCCTTAGGATATATGGACTACTAATGCCCGGTGTTTCAGCTCATAGCCCTGTAAATTACATAAACAGTATAAGACTGGGAAGGCCAGTAGCTGATACTGGCTCCTTCCGAAGTGTCTTTGCAATTGAATTGAAGTCCCAAACCTCAAGTACCGATATGTAA
- the LOC135650953 gene encoding uncharacterized protein LOC135650953: MADFFVGASVSLLSISTTLLIGAGCFALGFLFAHKETKRGLPFPFSWIRSLADNKRVAVPADDGPGEPKFVERAVQKKPALLEIENLAEILEDFKMVLVVRNDLKMGKGKIAAQCSHATLGLYKKLLHKAPKALSRWEDCGQVKVVLKIESEEDLLVLQGRAKSLKLPTHITIDAGRTQIAPNSRTVMAILGPADMVDDVTGGLKLL; encoded by the exons ATGGCGGATTTCTTCGTGGGCGCCTCTGTCTCCCTCCTGAGCATCTCCACCACCCTCTTGATCGGCGCCGGTTGCTTCGCGTTGGGTTTCCTCTTCGCGCACAAGGAGACCAAGAGAGGCTTGCCCTTCCCATTTTCTTGGATCAGGTCCTTAGCTGATAACAAGAGAGTCGCCGTTCCGGCCGACGATGGTCCCGGTGAGCCGAAGTTTGTGGAGAGGGCCGTGCAGAAGAAACCCGCCCTTCTCGAGATCGAAAACCTTGCTGAAATCCTTGAAGACTTCAAAATG GTTTTGGTTGTAAGAAATGATTTGAAGATGGGGAAAGGAAAGATTGCTGCCCAATGCAG CCATGCAACTCTGGGTTTATACAAAAAGCTCCTTCATAAAGCTCCAAAAGCATTGAGCAG GTGGGAGGATTGTGGCCAAGTTAAGGTGGTACTGAAAATTGAAAGCGAGGAAGATCTTCTTGTGCTACAA GGAAGAGCAAAGTCTCTAAAGCTACCAACCCATATAACAATTGATGCTGGAAGGACACAAATTGCACCGA ATTCAAGGACGGTGATGGCTATTTTGG GGCCGGCGGACATGGTTGATGATGTCACAGGTGGTCTGAAGCTTCTATGA
- the LOC135651604 gene encoding RING-H2 finger protein ATL60-like yields the protein MAEPGDQDIGGGAGGVDVVRINSKVMVAAAVFLFMVVVFVFFLYLYARRYFRPNPALRGRSRTRFVFAAADIDPAPRRGLDAAVLCSLPVTVYRAADFEEGLECAVCLCELVDGEEARLLPKCGHGFHLECIDMWFHSHSTCPLCRGPVGAEPSANPDAGAEATEAQPPETVRESLVFPPNPLFCGDQDQANAENSSTTGEAEGDGSPEGPSTSSGSSSSKKPQEGRLVIEMPRRVVDEFPSRGTPLPSSRFAMEDTGSPVTARFRSLRRLWSLGGRTAGSPCSPRVGDIEQALGGGEGRALPPKSPANS from the coding sequence ATGGCAGAGCCAGGTGATCAGGATATCGGCGGCGGCGCCGGTGGCGTAGACGTCGTCAGGATAAACAGCAAGGTGATGGTGGCGGCGGCCGTCTTCCTCTTCATGGTCGTCgttttcgtcttcttcctctaccTCTATGCCAGGCGCTACTTCCGTCCGAACCCCGCCCTCCGGGGTCGCTCCCGGACCCGCTTCGTATTCGCCGCGGCTGACATCGACCCCGCACCTCGCCGTGGCCTCGACGCGGCCGTGCTCTGCTCGCTGCCCGTCACCGTCTATCGGGCGGCGGACTTCGAGGAGGGACTCGAGTGCGCGGTCTGCCTCTGCGAGCTGGTCGACGGCGAGGAGGCCCGGCTGCTGCCCAAGTGCGGCCACGGGTTCCACCTCGAGTGCATCGACATGTGGTTCCATTCTCACTCCACCTGCCCGCTGTGCCGGGGCCCCGTCGGCGCCGAGCCCTCCGCGAACCCGGATGCCGGTGCTGAAGCAACGGAAGCTCAACCGCCTGAGACTGTTCGCGAGTCACTGGTGTTCCCGCCAAACCCGTTGTTCTGCGGCGATCAAGATCAGGCGAACGCCGAGAATTCTTCGACTACGGGAGAGGCAGAGGGAGATGGCTCACCGGAAGGGCCCTCGACTTCTTCAGGCAGCTCATCGTCGAAGAAGCCACAGGAAGGGCGTCTCGTGATCGAGATGCCAAGGAGGGTGGTGGACGAGTTCCCGTCGCGAGGCACTCCATTGCCGTCGAGTAGGTTCGCCATGGAAGACACGGGGTCGCCTGTTACGGCGAGGTTTAGGTCGCTGCGGAGGCTTTGGAGCCTGGGGGGGAGGACTGCTGGTTCGCCGTGTAGCCCCCGAGTGGGCGACATCGAACAGGCGTTGGGAGGAGGAGAGGGACGCGCTCTGCCTCCAAAGTCTCCGGCCAACTCGTGA